Proteins encoded by one window of Candidatus Neomarinimicrobiota bacterium:
- a CDS encoding protein DA1 — MPLIPLQILFAVTLLLGTIQAQDLRCGYCFKSIKGNYLTTDGKSYHENCYCDHVQPRCEHCGKLIDGKYAIMNEKMYHPQCYTNHILPKCAICDQPLQGKYYTDYWGNSFHGSHSSELPECSTCGRLICEALTRGGFELDDGRFLCGICNETEVSGDFLLESSLSYVRRLLESKGIDNLPDDIPITLVDQHQLKQLATSYSDAMHGFTEHNIQTRNGRIVRKDSHIYIHSHLPLTMFRAVLAHELLHVYLFGRDLELRSDISEGFCNLGSELVYKDSRSEYAKFRLLNMEKSQDPDYGYGYRKMSKLLDKWGWNYLLETLDTY, encoded by the coding sequence ATGCCATTGATACCCCTCCAAATTCTCTTTGCCGTTACCCTGTTGTTGGGAACTATCCAGGCTCAAGATCTCAGATGCGGTTATTGCTTTAAATCCATTAAGGGCAATTATCTCACTACTGATGGAAAATCCTATCATGAGAATTGTTACTGTGATCATGTTCAACCGAGGTGTGAGCATTGTGGGAAACTCATCGATGGGAAATATGCGATCATGAATGAAAAAATGTATCATCCCCAGTGCTACACAAATCACATCCTCCCCAAATGTGCGATTTGCGATCAGCCGCTCCAGGGCAAATACTATACAGACTATTGGGGAAATTCATTTCATGGGAGTCACTCATCAGAATTGCCAGAGTGCAGTACCTGTGGTCGCCTGATCTGTGAAGCGTTAACCAGGGGTGGATTCGAGCTGGATGATGGACGTTTTCTTTGCGGAATCTGTAATGAAACAGAAGTCTCAGGAGATTTCCTGCTGGAGTCCTCTTTGTCCTATGTCCGCAGGCTCCTGGAATCAAAGGGAATAGACAACCTGCCTGATGATATCCCCATCACCCTGGTGGATCAGCACCAATTGAAACAACTGGCTACATCTTATTCAGATGCCATGCATGGATTCACCGAGCACAATATTCAGACCCGGAATGGCAGGATTGTTAGAAAAGATAGCCATATCTATATCCACTCTCATTTGCCCCTGACCATGTTCAGAGCTGTTCTGGCACATGAATTACTACACGTCTATTTATTTGGCAGGGATCTTGAGCTCAGATCCGATATCAGCGAGGGCTTCTGCAATCTTGGGAGTGAATTGGTTTACAAGGACTCCCGTTCTGAATATGCCAAATTCCGATTGCTCAATATGGAGAAAAGTCAGGATCCAGACTACGGCTATGGGTACCGAAAAATGTCCAAATTACTGGATAAGTGGGGATGGAATTATCTTCTGGAAACTCTGGATACCTACTAA
- a CDS encoding alkaline phosphatase family protein has translation MKIHKKIKLIAPVLLFVLVIVACSSNPYVKEIPKKQYVVMLSLDGCRWDYPQMADMPNLEAIAREGVKMESLQPSFPSKTFPNHYSIATGLYPDHHGIVQNTFYDPDMDAYYKIRDRKAVENKDFYGGEPIWVTAEKQGLKTASFYWVGSEAPVNGTYPSRWKKYDHHFQYEARVDTVISWLSLPEKERPRLITWYYPEPDEVGHNTGPESDKTRIKLEYLDSLIGDFRQKLATLPIADQVNIIVTADHGMTQISGDKWIYFEDYIQPTWLDTSLGSTPVWMFDVKAGFEDSVYINLNRAEHLNVWKKDSIPDTLHYGKNSRVMDIVATPDLHWSIGWGDRKYPLDMIGGAHGYDPRYKDMHAIFYASGPAFKHGYVHPTVENINIYPLIAKILNLKPAETDGKLENVSRMLKPKMLIND, from the coding sequence ATGAAAATCCATAAAAAGATAAAATTAATTGCCCCAGTACTACTGTTTGTTCTTGTCATCGTTGCCTGTTCCAGCAACCCCTACGTAAAAGAGATTCCAAAGAAACAATATGTGGTCATGTTATCCCTGGATGGCTGTCGTTGGGATTACCCCCAAATGGCTGATATGCCCAATCTGGAAGCCATCGCACGTGAAGGGGTTAAAATGGAATCCTTGCAACCTTCCTTCCCCAGTAAAACTTTTCCAAATCACTATAGCATTGCTACAGGTTTATATCCTGACCACCATGGAATTGTGCAGAATACCTTTTATGACCCGGATATGGATGCCTACTATAAGATCAGAGACCGCAAGGCTGTGGAGAATAAGGATTTTTACGGCGGAGAACCAATCTGGGTTACCGCAGAGAAACAGGGCTTAAAGACCGCCTCCTTCTACTGGGTGGGAAGCGAAGCTCCCGTCAATGGCACCTATCCTTCCAGATGGAAAAAATATGATCATCACTTTCAATATGAAGCCAGAGTAGATACGGTTATTTCCTGGCTATCCCTTCCTGAAAAGGAGCGCCCCCGCCTCATCACCTGGTATTATCCAGAACCAGACGAAGTTGGCCACAATACCGGTCCTGAAAGCGACAAAACCAGGATTAAACTTGAGTATCTTGATAGCTTGATTGGAGATTTCCGGCAAAAGCTGGCTACACTTCCCATTGCTGATCAGGTAAATATTATTGTGACGGCAGACCATGGCATGACACAAATTTCAGGCGACAAGTGGATTTACTTTGAAGATTACATTCAGCCAACCTGGCTGGATACTTCCCTGGGCAGCACACCGGTCTGGATGTTTGATGTCAAGGCAGGGTTTGAAGATTCTGTTTACATCAATCTCAACCGGGCTGAACACCTAAACGTATGGAAGAAAGACAGTATCCCGGATACGCTACACTATGGTAAAAATTCCCGGGTAATGGATATTGTGGCAACCCCTGATCTCCATTGGAGTATTGGATGGGGAGATAGAAAATATCCACTTGATATGATTGGAGGCGCTCATGGATATGATCCTCGATATAAGGATATGCATGCCATCTTTTACGCATCAGGTCCTGCCTTTAAACATGGTTATGTTCATCCCACGGTTGAAAATATCAATATCTACCCCCTCATTGCTAAAATTCTGAATCTCAAACCAGCTGAGACTGATGGCAAACTTGAAAATGTCAGTCGCATGCTAAAACCAAAGATGCTGATAAACGACTAG
- a CDS encoding CDP-alcohol phosphatidyltransferase family protein: protein MLNRRNLIEGYYRVVKYIVSHSPLTRMNPNSISFTASIIGVIAAGFFMFGHSATAGLLLLLSGILDTLDGTVARLGERSSKFGATLDSSLDRYVEMFVFMGITYHFKDTPMFFWSFLAIMGSMMVSYIRARAQSLGVQELVGFMQRFERFVILSLGAILNPWGVGFFGSEIVLEVSIIILAVGTNYTAYQRLMIVKKVEGDSSDPS from the coding sequence ATGCTTAATCGTCGTAACCTTATTGAGGGCTATTATAGGGTTGTAAAATACATCGTTTCACATTCACCCCTGACAAGGATGAATCCCAACTCCATATCTTTCACAGCCTCAATTATTGGTGTGATTGCCGCTGGTTTCTTCATGTTTGGACATAGTGCCACGGCAGGACTTCTGCTCTTATTAAGTGGCATTCTGGATACCCTTGATGGCACCGTAGCCCGGTTGGGAGAACGCTCAAGTAAATTTGGTGCCACTCTGGACTCCAGCCTGGATCGCTATGTGGAGATGTTTGTCTTCATGGGGATCACCTACCACTTTAAAGATACCCCCATGTTCTTTTGGTCATTCCTGGCCATCATGGGATCCATGATGGTGAGTTATATCCGCGCTCGCGCTCAATCCCTGGGAGTTCAGGAGCTGGTGGGCTTTATGCAGCGCTTCGAACGATTTGTTATTTTATCTCTTGGTGCTATTCTCAATCCCTGGGGTGTTGGTTTTTTCGGTTCCGAGATTGTGCTGGAAGTATCTATCATCATTCTGGCTGTTGGTACCAATTACACCGCTTACCAAAGACTGATGATCGTAAAAAAAGTTGAGGGCGATTCATCTGATCCCTCCTAA
- a CDS encoding phosphatase PAP2 family protein, which yields MKRNTLFTNSLLQALRIEEVIGLLLITFAVLFATFSNLYMFMNDLPEAQNIIVNISRILTSTFFTFLFYRSILVHAENRGFQIFRDFAPFLFILIIYFNLQDTIFLINPQDIHHTLLHLDEKLLGMQPTVWAEKFYHPQLTDWFSFTYLNYYFMTPILLGLLYLNKRHEQFRIVMVTMMISYFIGFISYIIFPASSPYLVIPELYKVDIWKDTSFFSWLTYTIVDMSPHRVRDAFPSMHNGIVLLTMIMAWRYHRIFFWIQLPLALSLPFATVYLRYHYVVDIIGALPVIAVALYISPRLEQKWRQIQKRNTSLEDTPAKVA from the coding sequence ATGAAGAGGAATACCCTATTTACTAATTCTCTGCTCCAGGCACTTCGCATCGAGGAGGTCATCGGTCTATTACTGATAACATTCGCAGTGTTGTTTGCCACTTTCTCCAACCTATACATGTTCATGAACGACCTACCAGAAGCGCAAAACATTATTGTCAATATTTCTCGCATTCTTACCTCCACTTTTTTCACCTTTTTATTCTATCGATCCATTCTGGTTCATGCTGAAAACCGGGGCTTCCAGATCTTTCGTGATTTTGCACCTTTTTTATTTATCCTGATTATTTATTTCAATCTTCAGGATACCATATTTCTCATTAACCCACAGGACATCCACCATACGCTGTTACACCTGGATGAAAAACTTTTGGGGATGCAGCCTACTGTCTGGGCTGAAAAATTTTACCATCCTCAACTTACTGATTGGTTCTCATTTACTTATTTAAATTATTATTTCATGACTCCGATCCTGTTAGGTCTCCTCTATCTGAACAAGAGACATGAGCAATTTAGAATCGTAATGGTGACCATGATGATTAGCTATTTTATCGGTTTTATCAGCTATATCATTTTTCCCGCCTCGTCTCCATATCTGGTGATTCCGGAACTGTATAAGGTTGATATCTGGAAAGACACATCCTTTTTCTCATGGCTCACCTACACCATTGTTGATATGTCTCCCCATCGTGTACGTGATGCCTTCCCATCTATGCATAATGGCATCGTTTTACTAACTATGATTATGGCCTGGCGCTATCATCGGATCTTCTTCTGGATACAGCTTCCCCTGGCCCTTTCCTTGCCCTTCGCTACGGTGTATTTAAGATATCATTACGTCGTAGACATCATTGGAGCCCTGCCTGTCATAGCTGTAGCACTATACATCAGTCCGCGGCTTGAACAAAAATGGAGACAGATCCAAAAACGAAATACCTCTCTTGAGGACACTCCAGCGAAAGTGGCGTGA
- a CDS encoding 3'(2'),5'-bisphosphate nucleotidase CysQ, with product MINLHALATEAAIQAGHILIKYYKNAYEIQDKGYHNPVTTADHEADAFLKQYLMEATPEFGWLSEETIDSQERLEKEFVWIVDPLDGTKEFIEGVPDFVTSIGLVHNGVPILGVLYNPITEELIRTDAAGIVWYQDQRAVLCQETELKNVGCLNSRSETRRGLWEPWANEFKKLIPIGSVAYKLGLVAAGQQDFFVTLRPKNEWDVCAGHALLLALGGTMKTTTGAKISYNQPDTIIKPGMTGGNKDLVAAFISRFNARKGK from the coding sequence ATGATAAATCTTCATGCCCTGGCCACTGAGGCTGCCATTCAAGCCGGCCACATTCTCATCAAATATTATAAAAATGCATACGAGATTCAGGACAAGGGATACCATAACCCGGTAACAACTGCAGATCATGAGGCAGATGCTTTTTTGAAGCAATATCTCATGGAAGCGACGCCAGAATTTGGGTGGTTATCCGAGGAAACAATAGACTCACAGGAGCGTCTTGAAAAAGAGTTTGTCTGGATTGTTGATCCTCTCGATGGAACCAAGGAGTTTATTGAAGGGGTTCCTGATTTTGTGACATCAATCGGTCTGGTGCATAATGGAGTTCCAATTCTGGGCGTGCTCTACAACCCCATTACTGAGGAGTTGATCAGAACTGATGCAGCAGGGATAGTCTGGTACCAGGATCAAAGGGCAGTGCTTTGTCAGGAGACAGAACTAAAAAACGTGGGCTGCTTAAACAGTCGTTCAGAAACACGACGTGGCCTCTGGGAGCCTTGGGCCAATGAGTTTAAAAAATTAATCCCCATCGGGAGTGTTGCTTACAAACTGGGTCTGGTCGCAGCAGGGCAACAGGACTTCTTTGTCACCTTACGCCCTAAAAACGAATGGGATGTATGTGCTGGACATGCGCTATTACTGGCACTGGGTGGCACCATGAAGACAACAACAGGGGCTAAAATATCATACAACCAGCCAGACACCATTATCAAGCCGGGGATGACAGGTGGAAATAAAGATTTGGTAGCGGCTTTTATTAGTAGATTCAATGCGCGGAAAGGGAAATAA
- a CDS encoding serine hydrolase has protein sequence MKNIWLVSLHLIVVLGLVSCSGTKKTDEVTAPHEVGIAYMNLKTGEILAYNAHDLFHAASTIKTPIMFQLFKMRDKGIIDLKREIPVKNQFTSIVDASLFSIPVESEKDEILYPYIDQNLSFYDLIEKMITHSSNLATNILIEYTGADSIGATMRKIEADGVLVMRGVEDLKAYNLGLNNVTSAYGMMKVMEAVYKSDLVTESSRQEMQEILKRQQFNTMIPAGLPQDVIVAHKTGSITRIAHDAALIYPPDSPPFVLVILTRGWDDHAAAQKVGARISAKVYEYHRGLLKRTDIAIPDLLRDE, from the coding sequence ATGAAAAATATCTGGCTCGTTTCACTTCACCTTATTGTTGTTCTTGGTCTTGTTTCCTGCTCAGGTACGAAAAAGACAGATGAGGTCACAGCTCCCCATGAAGTCGGCATAGCGTATATGAATCTGAAAACGGGAGAAATTCTCGCCTACAATGCCCACGATCTCTTCCATGCAGCCAGTACGATAAAAACCCCTATCATGTTTCAGTTATTTAAAATGAGGGACAAGGGCATCATCGATTTGAAACGTGAAATCCCCGTAAAGAATCAATTTACCAGTATTGTTGATGCCAGTCTCTTCAGCATACCTGTTGAATCCGAAAAAGATGAAATTCTATACCCCTATATTGATCAAAATCTCAGCTTCTATGACCTCATTGAAAAAATGATTACCCACAGTAGCAATCTGGCGACAAACATATTAATTGAATACACGGGTGCAGATTCAATTGGCGCTACCATGCGTAAGATCGAGGCAGATGGCGTGTTGGTCATGCGGGGTGTGGAAGATCTTAAAGCATACAATCTGGGTCTAAACAATGTGACTTCTGCTTATGGGATGATGAAGGTCATGGAGGCTGTTTACAAATCAGATTTGGTTACTGAGTCCTCTCGTCAGGAAATGCAGGAAATTCTTAAACGTCAGCAGTTTAACACCATGATACCTGCTGGTTTGCCACAGGATGTTATTGTCGCACATAAAACTGGGTCAATCACGCGTATCGCCCATGATGCTGCCCTGATTTATCCTCCAGATTCACCTCCATTTGTCCTGGTTATTTTGACACGGGGTTGGGATGACCACGCTGCTGCACAAAAAGTGGGCGCTCGTATAAGCGCTAAGGTATACGAATATCACCGAGGTCTTTTAAAACGAACCGATATCGCCATTCCTGATCTACTGAGAGATGAATAA
- a CDS encoding 6-phosphofructokinase, producing the protein MAKANAVYAQSGGVTSVINGSAYGVIKAARESGIIDNIYGGLYGINGVLEENLVDISQESAADIDRLPYTPSAAFGSCRKKLPSLEKNRADFERIIEVFKAHDVRYFFYNGGNDSMDTAYKISQLSHDMGYDVTCIGVPKTVDNDLPVTDNSPGFGSVAKYHAVSLREASFDVASMHHDSTKAFVAETMGRHAGWIAASTAMAANNENEGPHIILLPEIAFREEAFLTEVERIRAKIGYCVIAVSEGLQNEAGKFVADAGTVDMFGHTQLGGAGDFISNLIKNKLSIKVHNTLPDYFQRSARHIASRTDVEQAIAVGKEAVRLAAEGLNGQMVTIVRDSDTPYSWSVGHTDIVNIANKEKVLPADYIREDGFHVTQAFRNYCRPLIQGELWPEYSGGIPVYSQLVRNLVPKKLG; encoded by the coding sequence ATGGCTAAAGCAAACGCCGTATACGCCCAATCAGGGGGCGTCACCAGTGTCATAAATGGATCTGCCTATGGTGTCATTAAGGCAGCCCGGGAATCTGGTATCATTGACAACATCTATGGTGGACTCTATGGTATTAATGGAGTGCTCGAAGAAAATCTGGTTGATATCAGTCAGGAGAGTGCTGCTGATATTGATCGACTCCCTTACACACCTTCAGCAGCATTTGGGTCTTGTCGTAAAAAATTGCCTTCTCTGGAAAAGAATCGCGCTGACTTTGAACGAATTATTGAGGTTTTTAAAGCCCATGATGTCCGCTACTTCTTTTACAATGGAGGTAATGACTCAATGGACACAGCTTATAAAATTTCGCAACTCTCCCATGACATGGGTTATGATGTTACCTGCATTGGTGTTCCCAAAACTGTTGATAATGATTTACCCGTCACAGATAACAGTCCCGGATTTGGTTCAGTAGCCAAATACCATGCTGTCTCACTGCGTGAAGCTTCTTTTGATGTGGCCTCCATGCATCATGACAGCACCAAAGCTTTCGTGGCTGAGACCATGGGTCGTCATGCTGGCTGGATTGCTGCTTCTACTGCCATGGCTGCCAACAATGAAAATGAGGGGCCACACATCATCCTGTTGCCTGAAATTGCTTTCAGAGAAGAGGCTTTTCTGACGGAAGTTGAAAGAATTCGAGCCAAGATAGGATATTGTGTTATTGCAGTCTCAGAAGGATTGCAGAATGAAGCAGGTAAGTTTGTTGCCGATGCTGGAACGGTTGATATGTTTGGTCACACTCAGCTGGGTGGGGCTGGAGATTTTATTTCTAATCTTATTAAGAATAAGTTGAGCATCAAAGTACATAATACCCTGCCTGATTACTTCCAGCGCTCAGCTCGCCATATCGCTTCCAGGACCGATGTTGAACAGGCCATTGCAGTTGGAAAAGAAGCGGTGCGTCTGGCAGCTGAAGGTCTCAACGGTCAGATGGTAACCATTGTCAGGGATTCGGATACACCCTACTCCTGGTCAGTTGGACATACTGATATAGTTAATATCGCCAATAAGGAGAAGGTGCTTCCCGCCGACTATATCCGCGAGGATGGCTTTCATGTTACCCAGGCATTTAGAAATTATTGTCGACCTCTTATTCAGGGTGAGTTATGGCCAGAATATTCAGGTGGAATCCCTGTATATAGCCAACTCGTGCGGAATCTTGTCCCTAAAAAATTAGGATAA
- a CDS encoding inositol-3-phosphate synthase, translated as MDTKAPQGKLGVLIPGLGAVSTTFIAGVDAIINGHSAPIGSVTQMGTIRLGKRTENRNPKIKEFVPLAELQDLVFGAWDIFEDDGYQAAARAQVLTPQDIERARPLLESVKPMKAVFDQSYVKNLDGVHKKSAPNKMVLAEMLMDDIKTFRKTNNTTREVMIWCASTEAYLEPSDIHSSLEKFEAALRDNDPLIAPSMIYAYAALKSGLPFLMGAPNLTVDIPAIQELAMAEGLPIGGKDFKTGQTLMKTILAPGLKARMLGVEGWFSTNILGNRDGEVLDDPMSFKSKEVSKKGALDYILQPDTYPDLYKDLYHKVRINYYPPRGDAKEGWDNIDIFGWMGYKMQIKIDFLCRDSILAAPIVLDLVLFADLALRYKMRGIQEWLSFYFKAPMVGPGLYPEHDIFIQLTKLKNTLRWMMGEELITHVGHEYYDSYE; from the coding sequence TTGGATACAAAAGCACCACAGGGGAAACTGGGAGTCTTAATTCCTGGATTAGGAGCAGTATCAACCACATTTATTGCCGGTGTAGACGCCATCATTAATGGGCATTCCGCTCCCATTGGTAGTGTCACTCAGATGGGAACCATTCGTTTGGGAAAAAGAACTGAGAACCGGAATCCCAAGATTAAAGAATTTGTACCCCTCGCCGAGCTTCAGGATTTGGTTTTTGGTGCCTGGGATATTTTTGAGGATGATGGATATCAGGCCGCAGCACGGGCACAGGTCTTGACGCCTCAAGATATTGAGAGAGCTCGCCCTCTCCTGGAATCAGTTAAACCAATGAAAGCAGTTTTTGATCAGTCCTATGTAAAAAATCTGGATGGGGTTCACAAGAAATCAGCTCCCAATAAAATGGTCTTGGCTGAAATGCTCATGGATGACATCAAGACCTTTAGAAAAACGAATAATACCACGCGTGAAGTCATGATCTGGTGTGCCAGTACGGAAGCCTACCTGGAGCCCTCAGACATCCATAGCAGCCTGGAGAAATTTGAAGCAGCTTTGCGAGACAATGACCCCCTTATAGCTCCAAGTATGATCTATGCTTACGCCGCCTTAAAAAGTGGTCTTCCCTTTCTCATGGGCGCACCAAATCTTACGGTAGACATTCCTGCCATCCAGGAACTGGCCATGGCCGAGGGACTACCCATCGGAGGTAAAGATTTTAAAACCGGCCAAACCTTAATGAAAACTATCCTCGCTCCTGGACTCAAAGCCAGAATGCTTGGTGTTGAAGGTTGGTTCTCCACCAATATTCTTGGAAATCGCGATGGTGAAGTACTTGATGATCCCATGTCATTTAAATCTAAGGAAGTTTCCAAAAAGGGCGCCCTGGACTATATCCTGCAACCGGACACTTATCCAGATCTCTATAAAGATCTCTACCATAAAGTTCGGATCAATTATTACCCGCCCCGTGGCGACGCCAAAGAAGGTTGGGATAATATCGATATCTTCGGCTGGATGGGTTACAAAATGCAGATCAAGATTGACTTTCTGTGTAGGGACTCTATTCTGGCTGCGCCCATTGTCTTGGATCTGGTATTATTCGCTGATCTGGCGCTTCGCTATAAGATGCGAGGTATCCAGGAGTGGCTTTCATTCTACTTTAAGGCACCCATGGTTGGGCCTGGTCTTTATCCCGAACATGATATCTTCATTCAACTCACCAAGCTGAAGAATACACTTCGCTGGATGATGGGTGAGGAACTTATCACCCATGTTGGACATGAATATTATGATAGCTACGAATAG
- a CDS encoding small multi-drug export protein, producing the protein MGKKAAFPLGLILGLNAWEIGIVVILSDFVLMVFINHMFDLSVEKFKWAMYLQERSLRIQDRLSQRKWTAGLMKIGWLGPLAITTIPFGGGVWTGISLARVMNLSSKQTSLAVGLGVILGCLIFVLAALGILSIVEISEVQV; encoded by the coding sequence TTGGGAAAGAAGGCCGCCTTCCCCCTTGGTCTTATCCTGGGTCTCAATGCCTGGGAGATAGGAATCGTCGTCATCCTCTCGGACTTTGTCCTGATGGTTTTCATCAATCACATGTTTGATCTATCCGTTGAAAAATTCAAATGGGCCATGTACTTGCAGGAACGTTCGTTGCGAATTCAGGACCGCTTAAGCCAGCGGAAATGGACAGCAGGGCTTATGAAAATCGGGTGGCTGGGTCCGCTTGCTATCACGACCATACCCTTTGGGGGTGGTGTCTGGACAGGAATATCTCTGGCTAGGGTGATGAATCTTTCAAGCAAACAAACCAGTTTAGCTGTGGGGTTAGGAGTCATTTTAGGTTGTCTTATTTTTGTCCTGGCAGCGCTGGGAATCCTGAGCATTGTTGAAATTTCTGAAGTGCAGGTATAA
- a CDS encoding GNAT family N-acetyltransferase, giving the protein MKVSRIHSDSDTKASRQIREEVFVVEQQVPPEIEYDEYEQNSTHILARLDGVPVGTARWRKTERGHKLERFAVLKSARGKGVGEALVKFVLNQIEDSEPAYLNSQVSAIPFYARQGFEATGGIFYEAGIPHRKMVLRRVI; this is encoded by the coding sequence ATTAAGGTTTCTCGTATTCATTCTGATAGCGATACAAAAGCATCGCGACAAATACGCGAGGAAGTATTTGTGGTGGAGCAGCAGGTTCCTCCAGAAATCGAGTATGATGAATACGAACAGAATTCCACCCATATCCTGGCAAGACTGGATGGCGTCCCAGTCGGCACTGCTCGATGGCGCAAAACTGAGCGGGGTCACAAGCTTGAGCGTTTTGCAGTATTGAAATCAGCCAGAGGCAAGGGAGTCGGTGAAGCCCTGGTGAAATTCGTACTTAATCAGATTGAGGATTCCGAACCAGCCTATTTAAATTCACAAGTTTCCGCCATCCCTTTTTACGCCCGTCAGGGGTTTGAAGCAACCGGTGGCATCTTTTACGAGGCTGGAATTCCC
- the thyX gene encoding FAD-dependent thymidylate synthase produces MSNDSKQFEAFDVLGDGISFVRLINTMGSDVEIVNGARVSFGKRREELDDKDKVLIQYLADERHTSPFEHVAFTFHVKCPLFVTRQWHRHRTWSYNEISRRYTSMNLEFYVPKAYRQQAETNRQASTDDLIEETKDGKNIRDLVETHTAGAFTFYEDLIKQGVAREQARMVLPQNMYTEMYASVNLHNLIHFVELRIHAGAQWEIQQYALKLLDLAEEAAPYAIKAIRKARNW; encoded by the coding sequence ATGAGTAATGATTCAAAACAATTCGAAGCATTTGATGTCCTGGGAGATGGGATCAGTTTTGTCCGACTTATTAACACCATGGGATCTGATGTGGAAATTGTCAATGGAGCCAGAGTTTCATTTGGAAAACGTCGTGAAGAATTGGATGATAAAGATAAAGTGCTTATTCAATATCTGGCTGATGAGAGACATACCTCCCCTTTTGAACATGTCGCCTTTACCTTTCATGTAAAATGCCCGCTATTTGTGACTCGCCAATGGCACCGCCATCGCACCTGGTCCTACAATGAGATCAGTCGTCGCTATACATCCATGAATCTCGAATTTTATGTGCCCAAGGCCTATCGCCAGCAGGCTGAAACAAACCGACAGGCAAGTACCGATGACCTGATCGAAGAAACGAAAGATGGCAAAAACATACGTGATCTCGTGGAGACACATACTGCAGGAGCCTTTACGTTTTATGAAGATTTAATCAAACAGGGTGTGGCCAGAGAGCAGGCACGTATGGTCCTTCCGCAGAACATGTATACGGAGATGTACGCCTCTGTTAATCTTCACAATTTGATCCACTTTGTTGAATTACGAATTCATGCAGGCGCCCAATGGGAAATTCAACAATATGCTCTCAAACTTCTGGATCTGGCTGAAGAAGCAGCACCCTATGCCATCAAAGCCATCCGCAAAGCACGCAACTGGTAG
- a CDS encoding phosphatase PAP2 family protein, producing the protein MLKTWTRRIQGLRIEEIIFLVFLIPSILITLRANWYFYTTVGEDSKKIEGGIARIIVTIILMLIFYWFLWYRPDKRAFKFIREVAPFIFAIAVYTNLHDTIHFVNPNDVHFQLNAIDEWMFGVSPTVWAEKFYTPWLTDWLSFAYMNYFWITVILVLYMYYKGEKREFRTVMLTMMLCYYGGYLLYILLPAAPPRLALADMYTINIFKGTSLISDSARAVVNISSASARGAFPSLHCTITFLTLGMAWRFHKGLFWIFLPIGVSLIIATVYLRHHYVVDIYAGLFLCAAVWYVTPYIDSKWRAYQDSKGIITHSPPVLGFREKA; encoded by the coding sequence ATGCTGAAAACCTGGACAAGACGTATACAGGGTTTACGAATTGAGGAAATCATCTTCCTGGTTTTCCTTATCCCGTCCATACTGATTACCCTCAGGGCCAACTGGTATTTTTATACAACAGTTGGTGAGGATTCAAAAAAAATCGAAGGTGGTATTGCCAGAATAATTGTAACCATCATACTGATGTTGATTTTCTATTGGTTTCTTTGGTACAGACCTGACAAGAGGGCTTTCAAATTTATTCGAGAGGTAGCTCCCTTTATTTTCGCCATCGCTGTCTATACCAATCTTCATGATACCATTCATTTTGTTAATCCCAACGATGTACATTTTCAACTGAATGCTATCGATGAATGGATGTTTGGCGTGTCCCCAACGGTATGGGCAGAAAAGTTTTATACTCCCTGGTTAACTGACTGGCTGTCTTTTGCCTATATGAATTATTTCTGGATCACCGTCATCCTGGTGCTATACATGTATTACAAGGGTGAGAAACGAGAATTCAGAACCGTTATGCTCACCATGATGCTGTGTTATTATGGTGGCTATCTACTCTACATTTTATTGCCGGCTGCGCCTCCACGGCTTGCCCTGGCAGATATGTATACCATAAATATTTTTAAAGGAACATCGCTCATCTCAGACAGCGCCAGAGCTGTAGTGAATATTAGTTCTGCTTCCGCCAGGGGGGCTTTCCCTTCTTTGCACTGTACCATCACCTTTCTCACTCTGGGAATGGCCTGGCGTTTCCACAAAGGTCTCTTCTGGATATTCCTTCCCATAGGCGTGTCTTTGATCATTGCGACAGTCTACCTCAGGCACCACTATGTAGTTGATATCTATGCTGGTCTGTTTCTCTGCGCAGCCGTCTGGTATGTCACACCCTATATTGATTCTAAATGGCGGGCATATCAGGATAGCAAGGGTATCATTACCCATTCACCACCTGTTTTAGGCTTTCGGGAAAAGGCATAA